CTTGCTCCGTATGATTTGGTTTGCCTGCTTTTATTACTGGTCAGTATAGTTGGGGGCCTATTTTCAACTGaggttttttatttctaaatgacTAGCCTATTTGTAGTTGGCATAGACATGAACTAGTACATAACTGTACTGACAAAATATCTCTGTGAATTAACTTTCACTATAATATCTCTGTGAATTAACTTTCACAATAATGGAATATATGAGATTATTTAACAGTTTGTCTAGTTACCATGCCAATGAGAATCCATGGCAGAACAAGATTCCAGAATCCAGACTCCACCCCTAAAAAGGGGCCAGGATTATATCATTTTCAAGGACATGCCCACAACTACCTTCTGTAGTTTCTATTACTCCTTAGTATTGTGGGAAGCAGCCATCAACATGGGAATATTTGACATAGCAGCTGCCAAACTttggtatattttatttgtaaatactGTAACtctgtaagagacagagacagacaaacttGAGGCCAAGGGAGGGCACTGGATTCTTTGGGTctagttacaaatggttgtggaTTGCCTGActggttctgagaactgaactctggtctctAGCAACTACAGcagtttgtaatagccaaaactaGACAATAGTTGTCTTTCAGTGTGTGAATGATTAAACATGGGCTCCAAGTAGTAAGGAAATAAGTAACAACTCAAAATCTGTGTTAGTgtaaaacaaatcacaaaatgTGGGAATGTCATGTTAAGAAATACTATTTGTAGGCTGCCTTTGCAAACCAAACTTTAGCCTGTGGCAAAGTTAATAATAGGCTTTGAGAGCATTTAAAACTATGTACTCATTAAGCCTGTTTAAAATAACtttgaataaaaaatataatcaatCTTACTATATTTGGAACTGACTGATGTACCTACCATACTGTTTCTTTGGGGCCCCTTTATCCCCTAAATATGTATGTAAGATGTGGTGGCTAGACCAAAGACTATTTGCAGGGGACAGCCAGGGTCAAAAGAAACACCACCCATTATGTaagtttcctctgagattaaaACATTGCATCCTATAATAAGAAGCAATTAAgggaaacaactcaaaatagcttcaggaagttcctgaaaccaatcagattcactaggccccttcCTGCcaaaataagcaataaaagcCGAGTTCACTTCAGAAAAGAGCTAAGCTGCAAAGACTCAGACAAGCCCCTCCTGCCTGGAAGCAGCAGAAGTCAGCGGGGGCTGACTGGAAGAGGGTTAGATCAATTGATTGACTTGGACAGGACACTGTCCATCCGGTACCTCCTTCCTTTTACATAATGTATTTGCTCTGCTCTTCAGTAGTGTATGACCTTTATGCAGGAGGAAAGATCTGGATTCCTCTGAACAGATCAGGCCCAAACTTGGGCAGATGGCATCGAGGGTCAGTTTCATGTTTGTTGATTTTCATATTTATCTATGACATTCTGCTTTCAGAAAAATTAACCATAACTGATGACTAGCTGTATAATTATGAAAGTTAAGTTTTATTATAACAAAAATTTCCTTTATATTATACATGAAAATTTTtatatcaataaaaaaaaaacccaaaactgatTCCAACAGCCTTTATTAAAGCTTGAATGCTGTTTATCCCAGTAAAGGATGtatttgtgggaaaaaaaaaaaaatctgtttatacAGCTCACAAAATTTGGACTATTCTGTACCATTGAACACTAAAAGCTTTCACAAACCAAAAACTTGTCATAATCAAAGATGAGTGATTATATGCAGGAGGGCTGGGTGGCTCTCCTATAAACTGATTTGGAAAGCCAAGTGTTCCTTTTGTGAATGGACATTTTTAGATGCTGTGTACTTCTCTGCAGGAAGCCAATGAAGGAATAGACTGGAGAACTGAACAAGGGATCAGAAAAGACCAGAGAATGCTAAACTTCATTTCTACTATTAATTAGATCTCTAATTTACCACATGGAAGAAAAATTAATACCTAAGGCACAAAAAGGCCAACAGAAAAGCCTTCTTGAAATACCTACTGCataattatatgtaatatttGGGTATTAACTGCATTGCTTGGAGCCCTCTGCCTGAGTATAGACTTCTTGAAGTTTTAAAGTACTCTTGGCCTTAAGGTCTCTACAATTCTTGAAGGGGACAAGTTGATGATTCTCTTCTGTGAGGGCAAAAAATCTGGCAGCATCCACTGATAATGTTCTCACCTTGTTTTCTCTTAGTTCTTtattagaaagataaaaagcaaGCCAGTATACTTcttaaacaaagaacaaaacacgtAAGATTAGAAGCATCATATTCCTTCCTTACTGCAACAGTCTATTTTTTTCACATAAAGCACGAAGATCTTGATGTGACTCAGTATGATGATGATGGAACAGTTTAAAGCTACCTCTTCCTACGTGAAGGAAAAAATCACTTCATGTGGCCACCACTTCCAAAGACGACACAATACTAGTACTCAACATCCGTCACATTTATTTTACTAAATACCATGGTTCAAAAGAACAAACCAGAAAAGATACTTAACCTAGTCTAAGTGGACAGGGTTAACTGCAACCTGTTTCCGAGTTCTTTCTATGGAACCCCTTCAGAGTGATTACTCGTGTACACTTTGCCTTTTCTGTTGAGAATACATTTCTCTGAACATAAAAGAATTTCTCTGAACAAAGACATGAAATATTACAAGATACAGGCACTTTATGTtcccagttttaaaaataagccaagtcaaaaataataaaagtaactaGACCAGAGTTTTCTACCTTTAGTTCTAAACACTTAAAGTCAATTGAAAATAAACAAGTTTAACTGGGATTAAATGgttatatttgcatataaaaaaaatccaagttacTACAACTGGAGAAAATGGCCATTTGAAGTCAACTTAAGATATTCCAATAATGttcattaaaatttatatacCTAGGCAGCCGAGTAACACCTGAAAGCTTTGCAAGAGTGTGGTGAGTGAGAAAAGCAAAAGGTGCTTTTATTCCACAGTATCTGATTAAACAAAAAGTAATTTACAAAACAAAGTACCAAatgatactttaaaataaatacttcatcattttgatgaatatatacatacagtgTCCATTTGGGGGCTTAACTATCTAAAAGTGGCATCTCACTATCCAGAGGTGCAGGAGCAAgttcacataaataaaacagtgtGGCTTCACTAGCTTCAGTTTCAGTCAGTGGTTCCAGCCGAACAATCTTGCTTTGGGTTGGCTCTGCATCAACGTTGTTATCCAGAAGCTCATCGACTTCTATGGGCTTATCTACAGAGGGTACAACTTCTGATGATGCTGCTGTACTCCCCTGTTCAATAGCAGAAGCAGAGTTCCCATCGAGGAATGCAAGAAGTGGAAAGGCAGTATACTGGATAAGTTGTTTATCTATAAAGATCAGAAAACATACTTTTATATAGCCAAGTGAGAAATTATATACTTAATACCACTAAGTTTTAAAACATGTAAGTCAGGAAAGTTAACTCTAATTCAATTTAGCTGTAAGATTCATCTTTAATGTTAAATAAGGGGGAAAAGTTCAAACTACAGAAACCATTATCTCACCATTTATGTTTTATGGTACTAGAAACTTAAGACACCACCCACAGAAGCCAGGGCAGCAGTCCATCTTCATTATTTTGtatgagttttgttttctgtagtgcGGAACTACACTtgaaggattgaacccagggctttctttGCATGTGCTATGCTATGAGCCCAGCCCACCCAGCTCTTTAGTATGACAGTATTTCCATGGTTTGCATTAAATTCTATATTGAAACTCTTAAACAACCTACAGAAATTAAGACTACTTGCATACCTACCGGGTTTAGACTTggattttcttccctcttctgaaACTTGTTGAATGACACTGCTCTTGGTAGCTTCTAATCCCTTATTCTCagactaaaagaaaataaattatataaaaatacttgttttacattttacattctttAAGGGTATCACAATTTAAAAACTGATAAAATAACATCAACACATCTGAAATATGCTGGAAAGGGGAATGCCAGGAAGATGAGCTAAAGAGGAAAATCTCATGGGAATTAACCAGACTGGGTTAAGAAACTTGTCCTCAAGGGTCAGAACAATGTACCCGaagtaggagaaaagaaaagcctttcAGTTACAGGACAGACAGAATTGTCAAAGACTAAAGATGGGAATAAATCAAAGACAGGTGGTTTTATATATTAGGGTataattaaatatacattttaaacagTTGTGATTAGAAATGCATCGTACAATAGTCTTCACATGAACAGAAGAGCTAGCATAGAGAAATGTACTCAGAGTTGCGAAGGACGACACAGTGATATCTGTGACCTATCCCTGCTCTTGGAAGCCTCAACTgtgatggtttcttcttgtcCTTTCTGTGATACCTTAggtccttttatttcattttggttgtcttcttcccttctgGTTCATAGGGAGACTTAAATCTACAGTGCTGCTGAGATGTCAGTCACCTTTTCAGCAGTGCTGAAATTCTGAATTGTGGATGAGTCAGTCTCAATTACTTCTGGTAATACTATGTACCACATTGCTAAATGTTGCTTTAGTATGCATGGCATAACAAACCTCTGTATAATTCCTATATTCCTCTGATAgctataataaaatgaaacaatagaAGTTTCTAAGATTCAAGAAAGACAATGATCCTAAGATGAAAACTAGGCCATTCcaaataatttaagtaaaaatagtTCATCAATTAGAGAAGTcttaatacataaatattaatacattttatacTCCTTGAAAAAGGTACTTCCCAAGGATGCCACTGTTGATATTCTAATCTAAGAACCATGATTATGAATTTTTTCCCATGCAAGTTCGTTTTCATTGGTATGGCCAACTCAGCTACACTATGGAATATAAGATATTCAGACTAAGAAAATACTATGTTACATGCCATAATGTCTTGTCATGAACAaaggaataagaaataaaaataccagTATTTGCAATTACTTTGAACACAGAACTGTAATAAAACATCACTCTTAAATACATTTCATAAGATCAGAAAGCAAATATGCAATTTTCTGTTACTGATATTTCTGAAAATTCTAAGTGGTTTCTAGAATAAAGAGGATAATTAAAGAACAATGACTCAGTTTTGGCAATAAACAGCAAAGCATATTCACTAAATTAAAATAGGATGTGACTTAATAACACACAGTATGCTGACAAAATATCCATACTATAAGCCTAGGTAAATGATAGTGAAATTCAGCTTACTGCcaggttttatttaaaatgtctatCAAAATACATCCACACATTCTGCTTAATCTACAATTACAGCATTCACAGTTGTCACATACAACCTATAAATCCAAAAGCATTTAGTAAGTTTGGCTGTTTACAGAAACAGCATGCCATATGTCTGAATGATGAACTTCCTACTCTACAATTTCATAGTTTTGAGGCTCTATGTCAGTCAAGTTGAACCTTCAAAACTGTAGGAAAATGGGCCAGGTGATCTCCTTACACATGACAATACAAAATTTCAACTCATCAACTCTATAATCATCCATATTATTTGAGATATCTCATCTTTACATTACAAAGGACAAGAATGCAACTGACTTCACTAATCCAGAATCCAAACTTGATTGGTAACAATTAAGTATACATATTAGATATGGGGAGTAAACTAGACAAGACAATTAAGCTatacaaaaaataacaaagatttaTAAGCATCTGCCATGACAGATTGACCTTAAGAATCTCCTGTCAATTTCCTAAGTTCAACTGGAGTTCCTAGCTCCTACCTAGTAAAATTTGCCTTTGCTTTAGTTAACtgtttttaattaagaaacttacaaaagaaatatGAACCAGTTATTTTCAACTGAAATAGCTGAATAATTATATATGGAAAGAATATAAAatgcagaaattttattttaatcatgttaTTTCAAAGAGACACTGAACAAGCCAGGGCCAGCTGATTGCCCAGCACTAAGAGGCCGATTTTATACTGAGAGTGAATCCCACATGTGCCAGCAGATTGGGCAATAAAGAATAACCCCATAACCAAATGTTAATTTTCTATCTAGTACTTTAATGTCTCAATCCCACACTTTAGGTAAGAATACAAAATGTCTTCTGTAATTGAGAGTGACACTGTTTTCCATGTATGTTTACAAGGACTTGTTCATATTTTTATAGCTATGGGTCCTGAGCAACATGAATTAAAACTTACTTTTGTATTATTGATGTAATCTGTGGGATTCATCTGCACAGAACTAGTGAAAAGCTGAAAGACCAAACAAGAAAAAcgataagtttaaaaaaatatttaaaaagatttgtgTGTTAAAAAATTTTATACAACCATGTTGAGTGAAGGGATGTCACTCCTACACTGGGAAGTTTCCACAGATTAAAACAAGTTTGGAAAagcaagaaagcagaaagaaaaacaaacaaaggcagaGCAAGCTGGCCGTGCACTAGATGGAGTTTTATGTTGTAAGGATTTCTCTACAGGGGATTGATCATTTGGAATAGTTTCCCACAattcttgtccttccttaaatgcCATTCAATTTCTTATCTTTATGTTTTTCTCCCTGAACTTCCTTGGCCATATGTAGCACCAAATGCCGAGTCTCATGTCTTGAAACTAAGCACTCATTGAATAACTACTAATTAGGTGACAAATTCATAGAACCTATTCTGACAGTGAAACCTAACATACCTATCAAGTGCAGCCTTCTGACAAAATGGCATAactacttcattttatttttcacgTAGCAAAAGAAGTTGGTAAGTGCCAAAATAATGTCAATGAGCTGTCCTCAGTCCAGTCAATTCATAAATACAACTTTTATGTCATAAGCTTCAAAATAAGAAATCACTGACACCTTGAAAACTTTATTTCTGCTCTTCAGGAGCTTACAATCTAAAAGACAATACTGACATTAAATAGCCAACTTATACCCAACCCAGTTTCCCAATAATTAGTAGAGCTTGAAAGTACTAAGAGTTTGGAGAACAAGAGGAAAGCAcatacacaggtgtgcacacaatGGTGCTATGCATCAAAATCCCAAGAGAACAGTAAGAATTTAGAAGACAGAAGAGTACTGAGCTACAGTAACACCAAGAACGCACAGTGTGTTCTAGAAATGGTTAAGACAAATGCAAATAACCGAAGTTCTGACTTGAACAGTtacatacaaaaatttaaaagaagcagTGCAAAGCCATTCAGAGGATGACGGCACGTCCTATCAGGAATAAGATCCCTAAGAGTTATCTGAGCACCTAACAGGCATTAGGTTCGCATTTATGATAATGACCAGAGCCAATGGTTCACAATCAATGAAATGCAGAGGTCACAGttatctttcttcttccattctctttAGACACGGACTCCTTTCAAAACCTCAGTTGTCATAAAAAATACCATCGctctctttccatttatttccCGCTCTTTTCATATCACCCACTGGCTGCTGAAGACATCAATCCAGCCTGTGACTATTCTGAGAAGGCTGATGCAATTTTGTATCTATAGACAGGATGGCACCTGAGTGAGGCCAGCAATGTAAGCTTCGGTCTCTATTTGTGCCTCACAACCCTATTCACTGCCTTAGAAGTATCTCATACATACTCTCAGAAGATAAGAAGATACAAAATATACACAACTTCTGGAATTCTAAGTCCCAATGACCTCCTACtgatataagaaataaaaaaaaaaaaatgtaaagagaagCCATCCATTTCGGAGAACAAAGCAAGCCAGAAGTAGAtttgtagattttaaaatttatgacaCTACAATCTAATTCATGGGTGATATAAGTCTTGGATGAGAGAAGTTAAAATACAAATTAGGGCAGtttgttaatgttatttttaacaaaaaaaaaagtacctagtgataagattaaaaaaaaattcaaagtgatCCTGGTAATATATACCCCAGGAAAGTTAATATTACTGTAAAAATGAAGAATGCTGTAAATGAGTATATCATTTCaggaataagaaataaagaaaattttgaaaGTGAACTTAAATAATCTAAAGATAGGCAGATAAAGCAGAATATCCTGAAGTCGTGGAGTGGAATTCGAGCCATGTTTGCATTTTAAAGTATTAAGAAACAGAGATACATGCATTTCTGATAGAGGATGTCCTTCTGGATATATGTtaatcttattggttgatgaacaaaacactgattggccagtagccaggcagaaagtataagaGGGGCTAGAGAAGAATACTGGGGAGAAGCAGGCAGAGTGGATGCCttgtagctgaggaaggagttAACAGTCCGGACccttctttggtaagataagggaaatggaaaaacttagattaataaaaatgggttaataattaagagacagctagccagtaagaaacatAGGCCATCGgccaacagcttataattaatagatatccctgtgtgttcatgtggcGCTAAACAGCCAAGGAACCAGGCAGGACAAAAACTTTACTCTACAAATTTCAGAAAAGGATAATGTCAAAATGTCTTCATAGAGGACGAACAGAAAggcaataaatacaaaaaaaaaaaaggaggaggaaagaaaaagatacaaaacTAAGTGCCCCAAAgtagaagacatcagaaaaaagaaaagttcttaTAGGAAACGGAATGTTtaggaagacaagagaagaaagatgCTGAGACCCGCATATGACGCATGTGGGAGGGGGAAGCTTAGCTCCGAGGAGGGCGGGTCTGTGttatgagagaccttgtctcaaaatcaaaacaaattctcCTGTAGACCCACTACAGTACTAAATGAAGCATTAATAGTAGGCTTAATTATTTGTAATTCCTCCAGTAGCTCTTCATGCTAATCATCAGCCCTATTTAACAGACGAAACTGGGAAAGGCAATTTTTCCATATTGGGgacgtagctcagttggtagtgctTGTGTAGCAAACATGAAAATCTGTTTAATCACACCACAGTGTAAACTGGGTATAAAGGTCTaatagtgcatgcctataatcctatcacttaggggggaagcaggaggatcagaatctCAAGATCACCCTCAGCTATGTAACAAAttaaaggccagcctagtgtatacatgagaccctgtcttaaaaaagaaagccaccTCTTCTAAGGCCAGTAAGTATTAATAAGCAGTATCAGAACTCAGACCTGTCTAATTCAAAACAAGTCATCTTCCACCAGTCCAGCAGATGAAAAAATagataaagcaaacaaacaaaaccagagggacagagatagagagacccacacccacccacccaccccaaggACAGAAAACTGAACTGGTTGAAGGAGGCATTAAGTTATTTTCTCCAAGAAAGGATACAAAACTGCAAGGAGCCATGGCTTGAGGCCTGGAGCACAGTGAATTATTCTCAGCAAATATGGGAATCTGAGTAAGAATTCAGTAAATATTAAAGGTAAAACTGAAATGATCCAAAGACCATAAGGATTTGTAGATAGCCAGAACTCTTAAGTCTTTAATACCACATTCAGAATTGGGAAAGGGTCTGATGGACTCAAGGAGGTTTGTTAGGTTACTGCTATCAAGGTGAAATAGGTTATCACATGGAATCTTAATTCACTTACCATGGCAACAAGGTCAGCATGGGAAGGAAATCTTTAAGGATAGTGAAATACAATCCTGTGTGGTACTGATGATTCAGGAAGGTTGTCTAAGCTATGTGACAGACTAATTTCATGAGAAGAGATGAAAATGATTAATTAACCACAAATTAGACTGAAAAGTAAGAAAGGACTAATTACTTCTGGCATCATTAAGAAGTTCTTAAAGTGATAATTCTACGGAATCCTTTGATATGACTGAAGGTTCACTATAAGGCAAAAACGtctctcaaaataaatagatcttggaaagagaggaaagaacaagACTGATGCGAATAGCACAAGTGAGGGGAATCTAGAAAGCTTTGGGTAGTTAAGAAGAACTCAGAGCACAAAAGCAAAACAGGTGAGAAAGGTGCTTAAGGCTTGAAATCAGAGGAAAAATTATCAGTCCAGACTGTAAGTTCACACAGATGGTGACAAAGACTGGAACAGGGCATCATATTCAAGACATACAAATATAGCAAATATAATGAAAGGAATTTTACTAGAAAATGTCAATTCCCCAAGTATCTTTATTCAGTGACAATTTATTCTAGATTAAAATATACACACAGTAACACTCAGCAACAAGTCTAGACAAAAGCTGTATTTAGAGGTAGCAATGTTGAAAAGAATGGTGCGTTGTTACAGGAAAGCAATTTTTCTCAGAGGCAGACAGTAATCACACATCATTGTCCCATATATCTGCCTGTTTACAATTCCTAGtaaaatcattaattaagaaagtaAAATGCACAAAGTGTAAATACAAAAAAGTACTGATTTTAAGcaacatacacacgcacacatacatacaagctaCCAGTATAGTAAAGATTATCCCAAATACCTACATCAACCAGAAGATCTGGGTCTATGCTAAACTGTCTTCCTGAGAGCATGGCTTGGAAGTCCTCTAAACTGCAATCAATGCTATCAAGATAATCCAACAGCTCAaccctaaaggaaaaaaaaaaaaaaaaaaaaaaaaggaacaatttcatatttattaagTATTCTGGATCTTACATTTCAAACCACTGCTGGTGAGCTAGTTTTACAGAATGAGGGTAGTGACTTCTAAGTCCTTACCAGATCTGAAGACATCACATTTAAGGTTTGGGATTTCTGAAAACTGAAAACTCATACCTTTTACCCAAATGTAATATGTTCAGAAAAGATGTGCTGCCATACAGATGTGCTTTAGCCTTTTCTTCTCTACTTTCTCATTACTCGATTACTTCTATACTATAAATAACTATACTTCTAACAAAATGTGTTCCTTAATAGAAACTACACTAGTATACAGAATTGGTACAGTCAAAAGCACAAATACCTTACAGTTACaacaagaatttaattttttaaaaaatctaaagaattGCTCAACTAAGTTCCAAGACTACTCACGGGACTATTAAATCCCTTTGACGACAGAGTTCAACTTGGATCAATAGAAAAAGAGACAAGACAGGGTCAGTatcagttattattattactttgaaTTTATAGAAATTCAATATTTACTTCAGGTTTATTATTGAACTGAATAATTAAAAACATCTAGACAAATACTTACTTTCCCAAGAGGTTAATGTTATCACTCAAAATGGAATCCATCATGGTCACAGGATCCTCAGAGTTCATGTTGGATGGGGCATTTAATTGCACAGCACTAGACATGAGGGGGCTGCCGCCAGCATTTCCCAAACTTAATGATTCTCTGGCTAGTTCACTCTGATCTCCACTCTGAATGACAGGGGCATACTCATCTTCATTGTCATCTTCAACAATTACAATGTCAGGATACTGGCTGCAGCTACAGCAGTgatgtgagaaaaaaatattacaaCTTTAGAGAAGgcaaattcattttcattctctgGTAGAATTTACAAACCACTTATTAAGACGTTTCCTTTTCTGGAGTAAGTGGCTTAAGCCAAATTTTGACAATTTGTAAGCTAGGAAACTACAAAATCAAGGGAAAAGGTttaattccaaataaaaataatctacttCCATTGTTTCTTGTTTGGAGGTGGTACACCAAATATGAGAAAAAGATTAGCACTCCAAactaaatatgagaaaaaaaatagtttttcaaaGAACTagggtttttaatttaattatttggtAAAAAACAATGATGAACACTTTCCCAAACACTATTTCACAATTCCTTACTTGGGATCAGACACAACATCCTCATTAGTTTCTGGAATAACTGGAATAGTTTCTTCATCTGCATTATCATCAGTAACATCATAAATAATTATGTCATCTGAAATCCGCTCTCTTGACTTTAA
This DNA window, taken from Cricetulus griseus strain 17A/GY chromosome 2, alternate assembly CriGri-PICRH-1.0, whole genome shotgun sequence, encodes the following:
- the LOC100752741 gene encoding heat shock factor protein 2 isoform X4; the encoded protein is MKQSSNVPAFLSKLWTLVEETHTNEFITWSQNGQSFLVLDEQRFAKEILPKYFKHNNMASFVRQLNMYGFRKVVHIDSGIIKQERDGPVEFQHPYFKQGQDDLLENIKRKVSSSKPEENKIRQEDLTKIISSAQKVQIKQETIESRLSELKSENESLWKEVSELRAKHAQQQQVIRKIVQFIVTLVQNNQLVSLKRKRPLLLNTNGAQKKNLFQHIVKEPTDNHHHKVPHSRTEGLKSRERISDDIIIYDVTDDNADEETIPVIPETNEDVVSDPNCSQYPDIVIVEDDNEDEYAPVIQSGDQSELARESLSLGNAGGSPLMSSAVQLNAPSNMNSEDPVTMMDSILSDNINLLGKVELLDYLDSIDCSLEDFQAMLSGRQFSIDPDLLVDSENKGLEATKSSVIQQVSEEGRKSKSKPDKQLIQYTAFPLLAFLDGNSASAIEQGSTAASSEVVPSVDKPIEVDELLDNNVDAEPTQSKIVRLEPLTETEASEATLFYLCELAPAPLDSEMPLLDS
- the LOC100752741 gene encoding heat shock factor protein 2 isoform X2, encoding MKQSSNVPAFLSKLWTLVEETHTNEFITWSQNGQSFLVLDEQRFAKEILPKYFKHNNMASFVRQLNMYGFRKVVHIDSGIIKQERDGPVEFQHPYFKQGQDDLLENIKRKVSSSKPEENKIRQEDLTKIISSAQKVQIKQETIESRLSELKSENESLWKEVSELRAKHAQQQQVIRKIVQFIVTLVQNNQLVSLKRKRPLLLNTNGAQKKNLFQHIVKEPTDNHHHKVPHSRTEGLKSRERISDDIIIYDVTDDNADEETIPVIPETNEDVVSDPNCSQYPDIVIVEDDNEDEYAPVIQSGDQSELARESLSLGNAGGSPLMSSAVQLNAPSNMNSEDPVTMMDSILSDNINLLGKVELLDYLDSIDCSLEDFQAMLSGRQFSIDPDLLVDLFTSSVQMNPTDYINNTKSENKGLEATKSSVIQQVSEEGRKSKSKPDKQLIQYTAFPLLAFLDGNSASAIEQGSTAASSEVVPSVDKPIEVDELLDNNVDAEPTQSKIVRLEPLTETEASEATLFYLCELAPAPLDSEMPLLDS
- the LOC100752741 gene encoding heat shock factor protein 2 isoform X3, which translates into the protein MFVNDRPQEAELPKLFGDQNIMNKLQNGQSFLVLDEQRFAKEILPKYFKHNNMASFVRQLNMYGFRKVVHIDSGIIKQERDGPVEFQHPYFKQGQDDLLENIKRKVSSSKPEENKIRQEDLTKIISSAQKVQIKQETIESRLSELKSENESLWKEVSELRAKHAQQQQVIRKIVQFIVTLVQNNQLVSLKRKRPLLLNTNGAQKKNLFQHIVKEPTDNHHHKVPHSRTEGLKSRERISDDIIIYDVTDDNADEETIPVIPETNEDVVSDPNCSQYPDIVIVEDDNEDEYAPVIQSGDQSELARESLSLGNAGGSPLMSSAVQLNAPSNMNSEDPVTMMDSILSDNINLLGKVELLDYLDSIDCSLEDFQAMLSGRQFSIDPDLLVDLFTSSVQMNPTDYINNTKSENKGLEATKSSVIQQVSEEGRKSKSKPDKQLIQYTAFPLLAFLDGNSASAIEQGSTAASSEVVPSVDKPIEVDELLDNNVDAEPTQSKIVRLEPLTETEASEATLFYLCELAPAPLDSEMPLLDS